A region from the Vicia villosa cultivar HV-30 ecotype Madison, WI linkage group LG3, Vvil1.0, whole genome shotgun sequence genome encodes:
- the LOC131656537 gene encoding disease resistance protein RPM1-like, producing the protein MAEMAVSLAVDHLLPLLREEANLLRGIHKEFADIKDELESIHAFLKDADKRAATTKGDNTSDGAKIWVKQVQEAAFRIEDIIDDYMIQVGQQPPHPGCVALFHKLKSMIPRRRIASEIQDVKSHIRGMKERSEKYGFQRSLEQRSSSSREGRNSKWHDPRLAALYIEESDVVGFEKPRKRLTDWMVEGREERTVVSVVGMGGQGKTTLAKKVFDSKDVVKHFDCRVWITVSQSYNVEELLRDMLIKFFKEKGDNAHRDFSRMDRGSLTDEVRNYLKQKRYVVVFDDVWSVHFWDDIEFAVFDNKNGSKVLITTRNLDVVVSCEKSSFTEVLKLEPLTQEQSLELFNKKAFKFDHNGCCPKELIGIANEIVQKCNGLPLAIVAIGGLLSTREKTWYEWNRFRENLSLELKKDTHLIGIKEILGLSYDDLPYYLKSCLLYFVIYPEDYAVRSKRMIRQWIAEGFVKEERGRTLEEVAEEYLTELIHRSLVQVSSLRIDGKVKRCRVHDLIREMMVEKNEELNFCKYISDDGQSTLSGIVRRLLVTTELTTTGFYDLIPSTERSHVRSLFIFENNASTFLVFGKIPTKLRLLKVLDFEHVRLLHVPNEVGSLIHLKYLRFNYIKDGKIPKSIGMLQNLETLEVSDTDGLELPKEISKLRKLRHLMGNSLSLIELKNGIGEMTSLQTLRNVDLDMNGATEVIKELGKLKQMRDLGLINVHLKDGSIISSSINEMRHLEKLFVASSKSFLELDDVHLTMVRKLTLNGGLEKLPEWIPEFQNLAVLRLMRSFLTEDPMQSLKSLQHLLILSITKCAYDGLCLHFEDGGFQKLKELYVETADELRDIIIDKGALPSLKKLRLYDLYKLKTIPTGIQHLEKLEFLYILDTGVIFNNLSDISTEDWNWFFERVITVEITTNSGGVATINPRW; encoded by the coding sequence ATGGCGGAAATGGCAGTGTCTTTAGCTGTTGACCACTTACTTCCATTGTTGAGGGAAGAGGCCAATCTGTTAAGGGGTATACACAAGGAGTTTGCAGACATTAAAGATGAACTAGAAAGTATTCACGCATTCCTTAAGGATGCTGATAAAAGAGCCGCAACAACTAAAGGAGACAACACTAGTGATGGAGCCAAAATATGGGTGAAGCAGGTCCAGGAAGCAGCTTTTCGCATTGAAGATATCATTGATGATTATATGATCCAGGTGGGACAACAGCCTCCTCATCCTGGATGTGTAGCTTTGTTCCATAAGCTCAAAAGTATGATCCCTCGTCGTCGTATAGCGTCTGAGATTCAAGACGTTAAGTCACATATTCGTGGGATGAAGGAAAGAAGTGAAAAATATGGCTTCCAACGTTCATTAGAACAAAGATCAAGCAGTTCTAGAGAAGGTCGAAATTCTAAATGGCACGACCCTCGACTGGCTGCTCTTTACATTGAAGAATCTGATGTTGTGGGCTTTGAAAAGCCAAGGAAAAGACTGACTGATTGGATGGTAGAGGGAAGGGAAGAGCGCACTGTAGTTTCCGTGGTTGGAATGGGGGGGCAAGGAAAAACTACTCTTGCCAAGAAAGTTTTTGACAGCAAGGATGTTGTCAAACACTTCGATTGTCGTGTATGGATCACAGTCTCTCAATCATATAATGTTGAAGAGTTGTTGAGGGACATGCTGATAAAGTTTTTCAAGGAAAAAGGAGACAATGCTCATAGGGATTTTTCTCGAATGGATCGAGGATCATTGACAGATGAGGTGAGAAACTACTTGAAGCAAAAGAGGTACGTTGTTGTGTTTGATGATGTTTGGAGTGTACATTTTTGGGATGATATTGAATTTGCTGTATTTGATAATAAAAATGGAAGTAAGGTATTAATCACAACTAGGAACCTAGATGTTGTGGTGTCTTGTGAAAAATCTTCTTTCACTGAGGTGCTTAAGTTGGAACCTTTAACTCAAGAACAATCTTTGGAGTTGTTCAATAAGAAGGCATTTAAATTTGACCACAATGGGTGCTGTCCAAAAGAGCTCATTGGTATAGCCAATGAAATTGTTCAAAAATGCAATGGCTTACCACTAGCAATTGTTGCCATTGGTGGTCTTTTGTCTACAAGAGAAAAAACTTGGTATGAGTGGAATAGATTTAGAGAAAACTTAAGTTTAGAGCTAAAGAAAGATACTCATTTAATAGGGATAAAAGAAATTCTTGGTTTAAGCTATGATGATTTGCCTTATTACCTCAAGTCATGTTTGTTATATTTTGTAATATATCCAGAAGATTATGCAGTTAGATCAAAGAGAATGATTCGACAATGGATAGCTGAAGGGTTTGTGAAGGAGGAAAGAGGGAGGACTTTGGAAGAAGTAGCAGAAGAATATTTAACAGAGTTGATCCATAGAAGCTTGGTGCAAGTATCCTCGCTTAGAATTGATGGTAAGGTTAAACGTTGTCGTGTTCATGATCTAATACGCGAAATGATGGTTGAAAAAAATGAGGAATTAAATTTTTGCAAGTATATTAGTGATGATGGACAATCAACCTTAAGTGGAATAGTTCGACGCTTATTAGTAACAACTGAATTAACAACCACcggtttttatgatttaattccgAGTACTGAAAGGTCGCATGTTCgatcattatttatttttgaaaataatgcatCAACTTTCTTAGTTTTTGGGAAAATCCCTACAAAACTCAGGTTGTTAAAGGTTCTTGATTTTGAACATGTTCGATTATTGCATGTTCCTAACGAGGTTGGAAGTTTGATCCATTTGAAGTATTTAAGGTTCAATTATATTAAGGATGGTAAAATTCCAAAATCTATTGGCATGCTCCAGAATCTAGAGACCTTAGAAGTAAGTGATACAGATGGCCTTGAGTTGCCAAAAGAGATTAGCAAGCTTAGAAAGCTAAGACATCTTATGGGCAATAGTCTTTCTTTGATTGAACTAAAGAATGGTATTGGAGAGATGACATCCCTACAAACGCTACGAAATGTTGATTTAGATATGAATGGAGCAACAGAAGTAATTAAAGAGTTAGGAAAGCTGAAACAGATGAGGGATTTGGGGTTGATTAATGttcatttaaaagatggaagCATTATATCTTCTTCAATCAATGAAATGCGACACTTGGAGAAACTGTTTGTTGCATCATCTAAGAGTTTTCTTGAGCTCGATGACGTGCATTTGACTATGGTTCGCAAACTTACACTAAATGGGGGGTTAGAGAAGTTGCCAGAGTGGATTCCAGAGTTTCAAAATCTTGCTGTGTTGAGGTTGATGCGGTCCTTTTTAACTGAAGATCCAATGCAATCCCTAAAAAGTTTGCAACACTTGTTGATCCTCTCTATAACAAAGTGTGCTTATGATGGTCTATGTTTGCATTTTGAAGATGGAGGGTTTCAGAAACTAAAGGAACTGTATGTTGAAACTGCAGATGAATTGAGAGATATTATTATTGACAAAGGAGCACTTCCTTCTCTGAAAAAACTCAGGCTATACGATCTCTACAAGCTGAAGACTATACCCACTGGAATCCAACATCTAGAGAAGCTTGAATTTCTCTATATTTTGGATACTGgagttatatttaataatttgtcGGACATTTCTACTGAGGATTGGAATTGGTTCTTCGAGCGTGTGATCACTGTAGAAATTACTACCAATAGTGGAGGAGTTGCTACTATAAATCCAAGGTGGTAG